Proteins found in one Methanospirillum hungatei JF-1 genomic segment:
- a CDS encoding desulfoferrodoxin, which yields MLELYHCNICGQMVLIVNEGKGTLVCCNQPMIHIPEKMGEEEGTEKHIPVIEKTNSGIKVKVGSVPHPMVDDHYIKWIEVIGDTYLQTSTLKPGDAPLKEFCVPFDSVKKVRIFCNKHGFWITH from the coding sequence ATGCTAGAGTTGTATCATTGTAACATCTGCGGGCAGATGGTGCTTATTGTTAATGAAGGAAAAGGAACCCTGGTTTGCTGTAATCAGCCGATGATACACATTCCAGAGAAAATGGGTGAAGAAGAAGGGACAGAGAAACATATTCCAGTTATTGAAAAAACTAATTCAGGAATTAAGGTAAAAGTTGGATCGGTACCTCATCCAATGGTAGATGATCATTATATCAAGTGGATAGAAGTAATTGGGGATACGTATCTACAGACATCAACGTTAAAACCGGGTGATGCTCCTCTAAAAGAATTTTGTGTTCCATTTGATTCGGTGAAGAAAGTTAGAATCTTTTGTAATAAACATGGATTCTGGATAACCCATTAA
- a CDS encoding TMEM175 family protein: MKKPVLSCKGPVPQDMLEILMNGIFAFAMTLIVKNNIPLPSGNVSEDIYFFIEFFFSIFFDGFSFIFTFILLAIFYILAFEIMRHCVSVDRICVYLIFGFLLTIIFIPLSSLLWSISDAPIPYGILFHANILISGLTLLCLWVHIFNSPGILFKGTSQGYIKNLSFRIGIFPLTALIGILIDGNEISFGIIPIIILYLIPIVICVRNSRDF, encoded by the coding sequence ATGAAAAAGCCGGTACTATCATGTAAAGGTCCGGTTCCTCAGGATATGCTGGAAATTCTTATGAATGGGATATTTGCATTTGCGATGACACTCATTGTAAAAAATAATATTCCATTACCTTCGGGAAATGTATCAGAAGACATTTATTTTTTTATTGAATTTTTTTTCTCGATATTTTTCGACGGGTTTAGTTTTATTTTCACTTTTATTCTGCTCGCAATATTTTACATACTGGCTTTTGAAATCATGCGTCATTGTGTTTCGGTAGACCGCATCTGTGTATATTTGATTTTTGGTTTTCTTCTGACAATTATTTTTATTCCCTTATCATCCCTGCTCTGGAGCATTTCTGATGCTCCTATTCCTTATGGGATTCTTTTCCATGCAAATATTTTAATCTCCGGGTTGACTCTTTTGTGTTTGTGGGTTCATATATTCAACTCACCCGGGATTCTTTTTAAAGGCACGTCTCAAGGATATATAAAAAATTTATCATTTCGGATAGGCATCTTTCCCCTTACTGCATTGATCGGTATTCTTATTGATGGAAATGAAATTTCTTTCGGGATTATTCCAATAATAATCCTATATCTTATACCAATAGTTATTTGTGTCAGAAATTCTCGAGATTTCTGA
- a CDS encoding PEGA domain-containing protein, with protein sequence MAISNVYADTNYSSGLFGSYMINSEPSGADVYILEKYYGKTPLLYIPDNTADHPYIIEFRKDGYNSSILSINENITPGTQKEVFAHLSPAPKFTSIFVSSDPDDCLAQLDGGSSVPLPYSFTSVSEGTHTLLVYKTGYKSYLNEQLSVRSGSNTTMKVILIPNYERKELVVTSTPSDTEVLVDGIFRGTTSGNIPLMIGPLNDGQHTVLGRIAGYQEKKEMVFTRHDLSSNVHLNMIPITLMPVSSTVKIRSIPSGSDVLLNGIWFGEVPAQGYLELNDIPLNRYKLVISHSGYTDHIEWIFPGPGETITIDTVLLQS encoded by the coding sequence ATGGCAATTTCCAATGTGTATGCAGATACAAATTATTCATCAGGATTATTTGGTTCCTATATGATTAATTCAGAACCATCAGGGGCTGATGTATACATTCTTGAGAAATATTATGGGAAAACCCCTCTCCTTTACATCCCGGATAATACAGCAGATCACCCATATATAATAGAATTTCGAAAAGATGGATATAATAGCAGCATCCTTTCAATTAATGAGAATATTACTCCCGGAACTCAGAAGGAAGTATTTGCTCACCTCTCTCCTGCTCCTAAATTTACCTCCATTTTTGTCAGTTCTGATCCTGATGATTGTCTTGCTCAATTAGATGGGGGTTCATCTGTTCCTCTCCCCTATTCTTTCACATCCGTTTCTGAAGGAACCCATACCCTTCTTGTGTATAAAACCGGCTATAAATCATATCTAAATGAACAATTATCAGTCCGGTCAGGCTCAAACACTACGATGAAGGTTATCCTTATTCCAAATTATGAGCGGAAAGAACTTGTCGTTACTTCTACTCCGTCGGATACAGAAGTTCTTGTAGATGGCATCTTCAGAGGAACTACCTCAGGAAATATTCCTCTTATGATTGGACCACTGAATGATGGTCAGCATACTGTACTTGGACGTATTGCCGGATATCAGGAGAAAAAAGAGATGGTATTTACCCGGCATGATCTTTCATCAAATGTTCATCTGAATATGATCCCAATAACTCTCATGCCTGTGTCATCAACTGTAAAGATACGGTCAATTCCGTCAGGATCAGATGTTCTTCTGAATGGTATCTGGTTTGGTGAAGTGCCTGCTCAGGGATATCTGGAGCTGAATGACATTCCTCTAAACCGATATAAACTTGTAATATCCCATTCCGGCTACACTGATCATATAGAATGGATATTTCCCGGACCAGGTGAGACCATTACCATAGATACGGTGCTATTACAGTCCTGA
- the aglJ gene encoding S-layer glycoprotein N-glycosyltransferase AglJ yields MMEIPKEQVCVLIPTLNEEPTIGPLIQKFHNAGYYDILVIDGNSTDNTRDKAYQAGAKVIIQKGKGKGAAFIQAIEQISKPYVILIDGDNTYDPADADALVLPLLSGYDQTLGNRLIPSNHVSFNRLNLTGNRILNWLFKISHGRYLYDILTGYRAFTLASLQRMRLYEEGFGIETEISSESVRNDDKVAIVPVSYGVRIGSDTKLDPIHDGIKIGRTIYRLAKLNNPMFYFGLIGLIFLLAGGGIGIYIVYEWLLKIDHIPLTILSVTLIIVGIQIVMFGIQADIQLANQREFLHEIQKLRKEK; encoded by the coding sequence ATGATGGAAATTCCTAAGGAACAGGTCTGCGTCCTTATTCCTACCCTGAATGAAGAGCCGACAATCGGCCCTCTTATTCAGAAGTTTCATAATGCCGGGTATTATGATATTCTCGTTATCGATGGAAATAGCACTGATAATACCAGAGACAAGGCTTATCAAGCCGGGGCCAAAGTAATCATACAAAAAGGTAAAGGTAAAGGAGCTGCATTTATTCAGGCTATAGAACAGATATCAAAACCCTATGTAATCCTTATTGACGGTGATAATACATATGATCCTGCAGATGCAGATGCCTTGGTTCTTCCACTTTTATCCGGATATGATCAGACATTAGGAAATCGTCTGATCCCATCTAACCATGTCTCATTTAATCGCCTGAATTTAACAGGGAACCGTATATTAAACTGGTTATTTAAGATCAGTCATGGGCGGTACCTGTATGATATCCTGACAGGATACAGAGCATTTACCCTTGCATCTCTTCAAAGAATGCGATTATATGAGGAGGGATTTGGTATTGAAACTGAGATATCTTCTGAATCTGTTCGAAATGATGACAAGGTTGCAATAGTACCTGTATCGTATGGTGTTCGAATTGGAAGTGATACCAAATTGGATCCTATCCATGACGGGATAAAAATAGGACGAACCATCTACCGGTTGGCCAAGCTGAATAACCCGATGTTTTATTTTGGTCTCATCGGTCTCATCTTCCTTTTGGCGGGTGGAGGAATTGGGATATATATCGTTTATGAGTGGCTTTTAAAGATTGATCATATTCCGCTGACAATACTTTCAGTAACCCTTATTATTGTAGGCATTCAAATTGTCATGTTTGGCATTCAGGCTGACATTCAACTCGCAAATCAGCGAGAATTTCTTCATGAAATTCAAAAGCTAAGGAAAGAGAAGTAG
- the glnA gene encoding type I glutamate--ammonia ligase produces the protein MSDAKVSEMIARIKADNVKFIRLQFNDILGIPKNVAIPVVQVEKALTEGIWIDGSSIEGFARIDESDMILKPDISTYQILPWRPADKRVARFICDVYTYGNKPFEGDPRSVLKRNLDEAAKLGFTFNCGPELEFFVFKRDEKGQATTEFVDHGGYFDLAPSDAAEDLRREIVLALTDMGFEIEASHHEVADSQHEIDFKYGDALSVADKVITFKFAAKTLALMNGMHATFMAKPIGRINGTGMHTHGSLSKDGKNAFYDPNAENQLSETMLYYIGGLMKHAKALTRLGNPTINSYKRLVPGYEAPVYITWSAANRSAMIRVPAARGNSTRAEFRSPDPTCNPYLLFAGMIAAGLDGIKNKILPPAPTDVNIYHLSEEERKSRGIEMLPGSLIEANDELLKDKVICDALGPHIVENLTKIAIAENDEFRLTVHPWEIERYINNF, from the coding sequence ATGTCTGATGCAAAGGTCAGCGAAATGATCGCACGGATAAAGGCTGATAATGTTAAATTCATCCGCCTGCAGTTCAATGATATCCTTGGCATCCCCAAGAATGTTGCAATACCTGTCGTTCAGGTTGAGAAGGCCCTTACTGAAGGTATCTGGATTGATGGTTCTTCAATCGAAGGATTTGCACGGATTGATGAATCAGATATGATTCTAAAACCGGATATCAGTACCTACCAGATTCTTCCCTGGAGACCGGCAGATAAGCGGGTTGCACGGTTTATCTGTGATGTTTACACATATGGTAACAAACCATTTGAAGGTGATCCAAGATCTGTTCTGAAAAGAAATCTAGATGAAGCAGCAAAATTAGGGTTTACTTTCAACTGTGGTCCTGAATTAGAATTCTTTGTCTTTAAGAGAGATGAAAAAGGACAGGCCACTACAGAATTTGTAGACCATGGGGGATATTTTGACCTGGCTCCTAGTGATGCTGCAGAAGATCTCAGACGTGAGATTGTTCTTGCATTGACTGATATGGGTTTTGAAATCGAAGCATCTCATCATGAAGTTGCAGACTCACAGCATGAGATTGATTTCAAATATGGAGATGCTCTCTCGGTTGCTGATAAAGTTATTACCTTCAAATTTGCAGCGAAAACTCTTGCACTTATGAATGGTATGCATGCAACCTTTATGGCAAAACCAATCGGCCGGATAAACGGTACCGGTATGCATACTCATGGTTCACTCAGCAAAGATGGAAAGAACGCATTCTATGATCCAAATGCAGAAAACCAGCTATCAGAAACCATGCTCTACTATATCGGGGGTCTTATGAAGCATGCAAAGGCTCTTACCCGACTTGGCAATCCGACCATTAACTCATATAAACGTCTGGTACCCGGATATGAAGCCCCAGTATATATTACCTGGAGTGCAGCAAACCGATCTGCAATGATTCGTGTCCCTGCTGCTCGTGGTAACAGTACTCGTGCAGAATTTAGAAGCCCTGATCCAACCTGTAATCCCTACCTGCTCTTTGCCGGTATGATTGCAGCAGGACTTGATGGCATTAAGAACAAGATTCTTCCTCCTGCACCAACTGATGTCAATATTTATCATCTGAGTGAAGAAGAGAGAAAAAGCAGAGGTATCGAGATGCTCCCAGGTTCCCTTATTGAGGCGAATGATGAGCTCTTAAAAGATAAAGTTATCTGTGATGCTCTCGGCCCACATATCGTCGAAAATCTGACCAAGATTGCTATTGCAGAAAATGACGAATTCCGCCTTACTGTCCATCCCTGGGAAATTGAGCGATATATCAATAATTTCTAA
- a CDS encoding class II glutamine amidotransferase, which produces MCGIIGVIDKQRELMDGSSIRDALSIMDERGSGEGAGYAAYGVYPDYADLYAIHVFYDNLVEPKTQVEDLLETWGMIEHDEEIPTWEQAGIPKIHTPWRYFFRPKTRLMQRSRTPDDEIVKHIVMEVNKSIKGALIFSSGKNIGVFKASGWPEEVADFYRVEKYEGYLWLAHNRYPTNTPGWWGGAHPFNLLNWSVVHNGEITSYGTNRRYIESFGYDCTMYTDTEVVAYLMDLLVRRHGLTQELAVRALAPPFWDEIERMPEDIQRLNTALRLTYGSAMMNGPFAIAVASPDSIVGFSDRIKLRPLVIGEHDNKVFISSEEAAIRTVDSAIKNIYMPKAGHPIVGRTVA; this is translated from the coding sequence ATGTGTGGAATAATCGGAGTAATAGATAAACAGCGTGAGCTCATGGATGGCTCCTCCATCAGAGATGCCCTCTCGATAATGGATGAGCGCGGAAGTGGGGAAGGTGCCGGATATGCAGCATATGGAGTATACCCGGACTACGCCGATCTTTATGCTATTCATGTTTTTTATGATAATCTGGTAGAACCCAAGACCCAGGTAGAGGATCTCCTCGAAACATGGGGGATGATAGAGCATGATGAAGAGATACCAACCTGGGAACAGGCTGGAATACCAAAAATCCATACGCCCTGGAGGTACTTTTTCCGCCCCAAAACACGGTTAATGCAGCGGAGCAGAACTCCTGATGATGAAATTGTAAAACACATTGTCATGGAAGTGAATAAATCCATAAAGGGAGCACTGATATTCTCATCAGGAAAAAATATTGGAGTATTCAAAGCATCCGGATGGCCTGAGGAGGTTGCTGATTTTTACCGGGTCGAGAAATATGAAGGATATCTCTGGCTTGCCCATAATCGTTACCCGACAAATACACCCGGATGGTGGGGTGGAGCACATCCATTTAACCTCCTGAACTGGAGTGTTGTCCACAATGGTGAAATTACGTCATATGGAACCAACAGGAGATATATCGAGAGTTTTGGATATGACTGCACGATGTATACCGACACGGAAGTTGTTGCATATCTCATGGATCTCCTCGTCCGACGACACGGACTGACCCAGGAACTGGCAGTACGAGCTCTTGCTCCTCCCTTCTGGGATGAAATTGAACGAATGCCAGAAGACATTCAGAGATTAAATACTGCTCTTCGTCTCACATATGGTTCGGCGATGATGAACGGACCTTTTGCTATTGCTGTTGCTTCTCCAGACTCGATTGTCGGATTTTCAGACAGAATTAAACTCAGGCCTCTTGTAATCGGTGAACATGACAACAAGGTATTTATCTCCAGTGAAGAAGCAGCAATCAGAACGGTAGATTCTGCGATTAAGAATATCTACATGCCCAAAGCAGGCCATCCAATTGTTGGGAGGACGGTGGCATGA
- a CDS encoding tetratricopeptide repeat protein produces the protein MDQDMPSDNTIDRITSDSLNLFGSEVIIQEVTEEPEIPDDQALIQEESDEIQFKEEPDLQENSESASHPYLAIGIQLIRDHEWIKALPYLSKVIDSDEEAPLGWLYLGMIHLHLSNFEQAREYLQKAFSFERTRSISLYYLAFGEYRQSDFQKALTYLEQIPAGDIKNEKKLFLKGLCHFKLRQYQSAIQEFHELLISDPDHKRTLFLIAYSQLLSNFPEEALKNVDHLLELDDRFVHAWELKSRILIKLERYSEALSSTKRLLWLKPKAYAGLWISCFSLLKMNRYEEALNTSRLITTYYPLHSTGWNLMGLAYMGLNKFQDALKPLERALQINPHDSASQAYRIIALRKLKRYGDLLQYYEYLTEEEPDNLKAWFNRGVLLHRAGRFLEAIESYQKVLNKNPADSRALLNKGRAHQALHETHKAITLFKQVIHIHPENSDAWFYLGQIYTNLVRLAEAIVCFDQVLRIDPRHVKAMIYKAKILNELGKKQQAYQMVHKAKSLDPDITNQMAGSLVHD, from the coding sequence ATGGATCAGGATATGCCATCAGATAATACAATAGATCGTATTACATCTGATTCGCTCAACCTGTTTGGTTCTGAAGTAATTATTCAGGAGGTGACTGAAGAACCTGAAATACCTGATGATCAAGCCCTGATTCAGGAAGAATCCGATGAAATACAATTTAAAGAAGAACCAGATCTACAAGAAAATTCTGAATCAGCCTCTCATCCCTATCTCGCAATAGGGATTCAGCTTATCAGGGATCATGAATGGATTAAAGCTCTTCCTTACCTTTCAAAAGTCATTGATTCTGATGAGGAGGCACCACTTGGATGGTTATATCTTGGCATGATTCATTTACATTTAAGTAATTTTGAGCAAGCCCGGGAGTATCTGCAGAAAGCATTCAGTTTTGAAAGAACTCGATCCATTTCATTATATTATCTTGCATTTGGGGAATATCGTCAATCTGATTTTCAAAAAGCCCTCACATATCTTGAGCAGATACCAGCAGGTGATATTAAAAATGAAAAGAAATTATTCCTTAAAGGCCTTTGTCATTTTAAACTTCGTCAATATCAGTCGGCAATACAGGAATTCCATGAACTTCTTATAAGCGATCCGGACCACAAAAGAACTCTTTTTCTTATTGCATATAGTCAGCTCCTGTCAAATTTCCCAGAGGAAGCATTAAAGAATGTTGATCATCTGCTCGAACTCGATGATCGATTTGTGCATGCCTGGGAGTTAAAATCCCGTATACTCATTAAACTGGAGAGATATTCTGAGGCGTTATCTTCAACGAAGAGGTTGCTGTGGCTAAAACCAAAGGCATATGCAGGACTCTGGATATCCTGTTTTTCACTTTTGAAAATGAACCGATATGAAGAAGCACTGAATACTTCCCGCCTTATCACGACCTATTATCCGCTTCATTCGACAGGATGGAATCTTATGGGGCTTGCATATATGGGTTTAAACAAATTTCAGGATGCACTCAAACCACTTGAACGAGCGCTTCAGATAAATCCGCATGACTCAGCATCTCAGGCATATCGTATCATCGCTCTTAGAAAATTGAAGAGGTATGGAGATCTTCTCCAATATTATGAATACCTCACTGAAGAAGAACCAGATAATCTGAAAGCCTGGTTTAACAGGGGGGTGTTGTTACATCGTGCAGGTCGTTTTCTTGAAGCTATTGAAAGTTATCAGAAAGTGTTGAATAAGAATCCTGCAGATTCCCGTGCACTTTTAAATAAAGGACGGGCGCATCAGGCATTGCATGAAACGCATAAAGCCATTACCTTATTTAAGCAGGTTATCCATATACACCCTGAAAATTCAGATGCCTGGTTTTATTTAGGACAGATTTATACAAATCTTGTCAGACTAGCCGAAGCAATCGTGTGTTTTGATCAGGTACTCCGGATTGATCCACGACATGTAAAAGCTATGATCTACAAAGCTAAAATTCTAAATGAACTAGGAAAAAAACAACAGGCTTATCAAATGGTTCATAAAGCGAAGAGCCTTGATCCAGATATTACAAATCAGATGGCTGGATCACTGGTTCATGATTAG
- a CDS encoding ammonium transporter: MQAVDTAFVLLCTALVILMTFGVGFFYAGLVHRKNIISMITLSFISFALISLQWIFFGYTLSFGTDIMGIIGSTEKIALMNVSLDGDKLPEMVFMVFQMAFAGITLAIVTSAVAERIKLSSFLLFGLAWSTIIYDPIAHWVWGGGWAQQMGVLDFAGGIVVHICAGFSALALAFVIGKRRGFGEYTLSPYNIPLTLLGGGLLWFGWFGFNAGSALAVNTIAVNAFIVTNISAAAGTFSYMLTSWYYGKPSSLSMISGTIAGLGAITPAAGFVGPMEAFIIGTVSGIICYYALVFRLARQWDESLDAWAIHGSGGLWGTLAAGIFATAAIGGVNGLIAGNPQQLITQAGAAFVILAYSFIGTWILALAIDKIIGLRVKEEEEYVGLDISQHGESSRA; encoded by the coding sequence ATGCAGGCAGTTGATACCGCATTTGTATTGCTTTGTACAGCACTTGTCATTTTGATGACATTTGGAGTTGGATTTTTTTATGCAGGTCTCGTCCATCGGAAAAACATTATCTCAATGATTACTCTTTCTTTTATATCATTTGCATTAATCTCATTACAATGGATATTTTTCGGATATACCCTGTCATTTGGAACCGATATCATGGGGATAATCGGTTCAACAGAAAAAATTGCCCTGATGAATGTCTCGTTAGATGGGGATAAGCTTCCGGAGATGGTATTCATGGTATTCCAGATGGCATTTGCAGGTATTACTTTAGCCATAGTAACGTCCGCAGTAGCAGAACGTATTAAATTATCCTCATTTCTCCTATTTGGATTAGCATGGTCTACGATAATTTATGATCCTATCGCCCACTGGGTCTGGGGAGGCGGCTGGGCACAACAGATGGGAGTTCTTGATTTTGCAGGGGGTATTGTTGTTCATATTTGTGCCGGCTTTTCTGCCCTTGCTCTGGCATTTGTCATCGGAAAACGAAGAGGGTTTGGAGAATATACTCTTTCACCATATAATATTCCATTAACGCTTCTTGGAGGCGGATTACTCTGGTTTGGATGGTTTGGGTTTAACGCAGGATCAGCTCTTGCTGTGAACACGATTGCAGTCAATGCATTTATTGTCACCAATATCTCTGCAGCTGCAGGAACTTTTTCCTATATGCTCACATCCTGGTATTATGGAAAACCAAGTTCTCTCTCTATGATATCCGGAACAATCGCCGGTCTTGGTGCAATTACCCCTGCTGCGGGGTTTGTAGGGCCCATGGAAGCTTTTATCATAGGGACTGTTTCAGGAATTATCTGTTATTATGCTCTGGTTTTCAGACTTGCCCGTCAATGGGATGAAAGTCTTGATGCCTGGGCTATTCATGGATCAGGAGGGCTTTGGGGAACTTTGGCAGCAGGCATTTTTGCAACGGCTGCAATAGGCGGGGTTAATGGACTTATTGCAGGTAACCCACAGCAACTCATCACTCAAGCAGGAGCTGCATTTGTCATTCTTGCCTATTCATTCATAGGAACATGGATCCTTGCATTAGCTATAGATAAAATTATAGGCCTGCGGGTTAAAGAAGAGGAAGAATATGTTGGTCTGGATATTTCCCAGCATGGGGAGAGCTCCAGAGCCTGA
- a CDS encoding TMEM175 family protein, whose translation MAIETFDEGPVTKTNIGRLTNGIFVFTLLLLFKNVRLPSFADTMHETKIDTFGLMQIPDILSFVNAFLIIALIWIMTFHIFHQIKKVDRRYISIHFGLLILIIFIPITSHLYQIFEENSIIAFFLHTNIFFISIFLMGEWYHCTHTPNIISAVENTQNYGCFSRKISYIPLTAVIGILLSLYDIALTRNLYYGTMIIFFLDWFLTTRYPCNERRRKR comes from the coding sequence ATGGCAATAGAAACCTTTGATGAGGGGCCGGTCACAAAGACAAATATTGGCCGATTGACCAACGGAATATTCGTATTTACTTTACTATTATTATTTAAAAATGTCCGGCTTCCCTCTTTTGCTGATACGATGCATGAAACAAAAATTGATACGTTTGGACTGATGCAAATCCCTGATATTTTGAGTTTCGTAAATGCCTTTCTCATTATTGCACTCATTTGGATAATGACTTTTCATATTTTTCATCAAATAAAAAAGGTTGATCGAAGATATATCTCCATACATTTCGGCTTACTAATCTTAATCATTTTCATCCCGATAACAAGCCATTTATATCAGATATTTGAAGAAAACTCAATAATTGCCTTCTTTTTACATACGAATATTTTTTTTATCAGTATATTTCTGATGGGTGAATGGTATCATTGTACACATACTCCAAATATAATTTCTGCTGTTGAAAATACCCAGAATTACGGGTGTTTCTCTAGAAAAATATCATATATACCGTTAACTGCTGTCATCGGTATTCTCCTGTCGCTATATGATATTGCTCTTACCAGAAATTTGTATTATGGAACCATGATAATCTTCTTTCTGGACTGGTTCCTGACAACCAGGTATCCTTGTAATGAGAGGAGGAGGAAGAGATGA
- a CDS encoding PAS domain S-box protein produces the protein MHRLADELAHIKDLLRNHPQGMSVTEIASALGRNKHSTGRYLDILHAAGHVDLRTFGMAKVFTLSSRVPLSALLSYTTDLVLVLDCDMRIIQGNDPFFDLLEIQGSSALQKKIDQILPPNPENKKFLKILSDLLISRQETFEIVREGHERRFFRGKIIPTVFEDGSSADTIILEDVTLEKEALTTLQESEEFFRSVSDHLSDGLIVSEIKSGKKKVIFHNQRLCEITGYSADEIHKMRPENLAIPEEKERFEKALRDAEHNKGSMRELRFWAKRKDGESIYLSIRVKLVPFGDAIRGYILITDMTQWKEQEEAQLLQANLIQRLMTNFPHPIFIIREDGVFFIANAAFCELIKAESDSVIGKNVYQVMPDEIAQEFLKGNDDLVKQSAVSHIHMVTRFFRPDGTIGDVIIEKSPVSAGDNTPNYIFGVVITEDMCPLKN, from the coding sequence ATGCATCGGTTGGCTGATGAACTGGCCCACATCAAGGATCTACTCCGTAATCATCCGCAAGGGATGAGTGTAACTGAGATAGCATCTGCTCTTGGGCGGAACAAGCACTCAACCGGGCGTTACCTGGATATCCTCCATGCTGCAGGACATGTAGACCTGAGGACTTTTGGAATGGCGAAAGTGTTCACCCTTTCATCACGAGTCCCCCTCTCAGCCCTTCTCTCCTACACGACTGATCTTGTCCTTGTTCTGGACTGTGACATGAGAATTATCCAGGGAAATGATCCTTTTTTTGACTTACTTGAAATCCAAGGAAGTTCTGCTCTTCAGAAAAAAATTGACCAGATACTCCCCCCGAATCCGGAAAATAAAAAATTCTTAAAAATTCTGTCAGATTTACTCATATCAAGGCAGGAGACTTTTGAAATTGTTCGAGAGGGCCATGAACGAAGATTTTTTCGGGGGAAAATTATCCCAACCGTCTTTGAGGATGGCAGCTCTGCTGATACCATAATTCTTGAAGATGTGACATTGGAAAAGGAAGCACTTACAACCCTTCAGGAAAGTGAGGAGTTCTTCCGCAGTGTTTCAGATCACCTCTCTGATGGTCTTATTGTATCTGAGATAAAATCCGGAAAGAAGAAAGTAATCTTTCATAATCAGCGCCTGTGTGAGATTACGGGATATTCAGCAGATGAAATCCATAAGATGCGACCAGAAAATCTGGCGATACCAGAAGAGAAGGAACGATTTGAAAAGGCTCTCAGGGATGCCGAGCACAATAAAGGATCCATGAGAGAACTGCGGTTCTGGGCAAAAAGAAAAGACGGAGAGTCGATCTATCTCTCAATTCGTGTCAAACTTGTTCCCTTTGGTGATGCAATCCGTGGATATATTCTTATCACTGATATGACACAGTGGAAAGAACAAGAAGAGGCCCAATTACTCCAGGCAAATCTGATACAGCGTCTTATGACGAATTTTCCGCATCCCATTTTTATCATCCGGGAGGATGGAGTATTTTTTATTGCAAATGCAGCATTTTGTGAGCTGATAAAGGCAGAATCTGATTCAGTAATCGGAAAAAATGTATATCAGGTAATGCCCGATGAGATTGCTCAGGAATTTTTGAAAGGAAATGATGATCTGGTAAAACAAAGTGCTGTTTCTCATATACATATGGTAACCCGGTTTTTCAGACCTGATGGAACAATCGGAGATGTAATTATTGAAAAGTCTCCGGTATCCGCAGGTGATAACACTCCGAATTACATCTTCGGTGTTGTAATTACTGAAGATATGTGCCCTCTTAAAAATTAG